The following coding sequences are from one Neurospora crassa OR74A linkage group I, whole genome shotgun sequence window:
- a CDS encoding vacuolar fusion protein mon-1, producing MDRDTEAGSNDGTNDNNDTTIPPHTPESNIEAVDHVPPVPRRPSPKLSDDGASGALHVAAASRPTTQVSTIDISTLSFPDGSRGTFSTSATSATSATSATRSVASPQSSASGYTSPRTDLVETVSVASYPATLRPPGDLADLVTGEFNRRSRAWSMLRTQSSSVQPFEASRTGACDSLTGFEKEFDNIPELGEKGITDEQRLSLWKSKMKHYMILSSAGKPIWSRHGDTSLINSYMGVVQTIISFYEGAKDPLLGFTAGNARFVISTQGPLYFVAISRLGESDAQLRSQLDALYMQILSTLTLPTLKNIFVHRPSTDLRKPLEGTESLLSSLADSFTKGSPSALLGALECLRLRKSHRATINNAFLKCRSDKLLYGLIVAGGKLVSVIRPRKHSLHPSDLQLIFNMLFESGGIRAGGGENWVPLCLPAFNNRGYLYMYVSFFDSVETAEENNSNNTNNPEQPPQPPPPKPVTSPDEEIAIILISADKESFFELKSMRDKLALQLAKNGSLALIQSAARQGRPRIETILNTKPLSKEAGQGQGQGQLSHFLYKSRANVQFCQSSLSPAFETSSPPLPSSSPSENGSSQKTTEKLVSRRRLMTLYHHLHASIHAKHSHLKVLHLVSEDAASLAWITPVFEFYCVAGPNMSSGIMTQCANKVVQWAKREEERLFIIGGGVF from the coding sequence ATGGACCGGGACACTGAAGCCGGAAGCAACGATGGcaccaacgacaacaacgacacaaCCATACCCCCTCACACCCCCGAAAGCAACATCGAAGCGGTCGATCATGTCCCTCCCGTACCGCGCCGTCCCAGTCCCAAGTTGTCGGACGATGGCGCATCCGGAGCCCTACATGTAGCGGCCGCTTCCAGGCCCACCACCCAAGTGTCGACCATCGATATCTCTACTCTGTCCTTTCCCGATGGATCGCGCGGCACTTTCTCGACGAGCGCGACGAGCGCGACGAGCGCGACGAGCGCGACAAGATCCGTGGCCTCGCCCCAGTCGAGCGCCAGCGGTTATACCTCCCCGCGCACTGACCTGGTCGAGACTGTGAGCGTCGCGAGCTATCCCGCAACCCTCCGTCCACCTGGCGACCTGGCAGATCTTGTCACCGGCGAGTTTAACAGGCGAAGCCGGGCATGGTCCATGCTGAGGACTCAGTCATCCTCTGTGCAGCCCTTCGAGGCCAGCAGGACCGGCGCATGCGACAGCTTGACCGGGTTCGAGAAGGAGTTCGATAATATCCCCGAACTAGGCGAGAAGGGCATCACCGACGAGCAGCGGCTGTCACTCTGGAAATCCAAGATGAAACACTACATGATCCTGTCCTCCGCCGGAAAGCCCATTTGGAGTCGACACGGCGATACAAGTCTGATCAACTCTTACATGGGAGTCGTACAGACCATCATCTCCTTCTACGAAGGCGCAAAGGACCCCCTACTAGGTTTCACCGCCGGAAACGCTCGCTTCGTCATCAGCACTCAAGGCCCCCTTTACTTTGTGGCCATCAGCAGACTAGGCGAGAGCGATGCCCAGCTTCGAAGTCAACTAGACGCTCTATATATGCAGATCCTGTCCACACTCACACTTCCGACCCTCAAGAACATCTTTGTGCATCGTCCCTCAACCGACCTCCGAAAGCCATTGGAGGGAACCgaatccctcctctcctccctcgccgATTCCTTCACCAAGGGCTCTCCTTCTGCACTCCTCGGCGCCTTGGAATGCCTAAGATTGCGCAAATCTCACCGGGCCACCATCAACAATGCCTTTCTCAAGTGCCGCAGCGACAAGCTGCTCTACGGCCTAATCGTAGCCGGGGGCAAGCTAGTGAGCGTGATCCGGCCGCGCAAACACTCGCTCCACCCAAGCGACCTCCAGCTAATCTTCAACATGCTCTTTGAATCCGGCGGCATCcgcgccggcggcggcgagaaCTGGGTACCGCTGTGCCTACCAGCCTTTAACAACCGCGGTTATCTTTACATGTATGTGAGCTTTTTTGACTCGGTAGAGACGGCGGAAGaaaacaacagcaacaacaccaacaatccagaacaaccaccacaaccaccaccaccaaaaccagTGACTTCACCAGACGAAGAAATTGCCATAATCCTCATCTCCGCCGATAAAGAATCCTTTTTCGAACTCAAATCCATGCGTGACAAACTCGCCCTTCAACTGGCCAAGAACGGTTCTCTGGCACTCATCCAATCCGCAGCCCGTCAAGGCCGGCCGCGTATTGAGACCATCTTGAACACCAAACCCCTCTCCAAGGAAGCAGGACAAGGCCAGGGACAAGGGCAACTAAGTCACTTTCTCTACAAATCCCGCGCAAATGTTCAATTCTGCCAATCCAGTCTCTCTCCTGCTTTCGAAACTTCGTCCCCCCCTTtaccttcctcctcaccctctgAAAACGGTTCTTCCCAAAAGACGACAGAAAAACTAGtctcccgccgccgcctaaTGACGCTCTACCACCACTTACACGCTTCGATTCATGCCAAGCACTCGCACCTAAAAGTCTTGCATCTGGTGAGCGAGGACGCGGCGAGCCTGGCTTGGATCACGCCCGTGTTCGAGTTCTACTGCGTGGCGGGACCGAATATGTCGAGTGGAATCATGACACAGTGCGCAAACAAGGTAGTGCAATGGGcgaagagagaggaggagcggTTATTTATCATTGGGGGTGGTGTGTTTTGA
- a CDS encoding HIT finger domain-containing protein gives MNNFGVIEVASQKTKNAPGWAYVPDTGLTPAAAAALQPLNRKRAARDKANVGAPDLTARQDAKIRKDLEALDKDSHRDAQIPIPPKAGGTRAQNKHTPNVRKILQSQKTFANHLDDFQAFLALAESNPQLAAHVNKPTPTTTTTTATTTARNSPAPSTITTASSNKRSSAAPKRAAATAAAAAAGAKEEKGGSHKKLKTQPQPKAVAGSDDIEMADGPEATGETITPDSSEPFPPPRPDTPTSLEPSTTATPPPTTTEQPNIQSYPPDGTILPAYNRPPPTPHPGDDDPLLVSRVPPFPTDEELRALITAPPLSYLEARAQWTEEEEGRYPARRFCEVCGYWGRVKCIKCGARVCALECLEAHREECLVRYGL, from the exons ATGAACAATTTCGGCGTCATCGAAGTCGCCAGTCAAAAGACGAAAAACGCCCCAGGATGGGCGTACGTCCCAGATACCGGCCTTACGCCCGCCGCGGCCGCTGCGCTACAACCTCTCAACCGCAAACGTGCTGCGCGCGACAAGGCCAATGTCGGCGCTCCCGATCTTACTGCCAGGCAGGATGCGAAGATTCGGAAGGATCTCGAGGCACTGGACAAAGATTCACATAGGGATGCGCAGATTCCCATACCGCCCAAGGCGGGTGGGACTAGAG CCCAAAACAAACACACACCGAACGTGCGCAAGATTCTACAATCACAAAAGACCTTTGCGAACCACTTAGATGACTTTCAAGCCTTCCTGGCACTAGCCGAGAGCAATCCTCAACTTGCAGCTCATGTAAACAAACCAAcaccgacgacaacaacaacaacagcaacaacaacagcgagGAACTCGCCCGCTCCATCGACTATCACCACCGCAAGTTCAAATAAACGCTCCTCGGCCGCTCCCAAAAGGGCAGcagcgacagcagcagcagcagcagcaggagcaaaagaagaaaagggcggGTCCCACAAAAAGCTCAAGACCCAACCACAACCGAAAGCCGTCGCCGGCAGCGACGATATAGAGATGGCCGATGGCCCTGAAGCCACAGGAGAAACCATAACCCCAGACTCCTCAGAACCATTTCCTCCCCCACGTCCCGACACACCAACATCCCTTGAGccctcaacaacagcaacaccaccaccaacaacaacagaacaACCAAACATCCAATCCTACCCACCAGACGGCACCATCCTACCAGCCTACAACCGACCACCACCCACTCCCCACCCAGGCGACGACGACCCCCTGCTCGTCTCGCGCGTCCCTCCCTTCCCAACGGACGAAGAGCTCCGGGCGTTGATAACGGCTCCACCGCTGAGCTACCTCGAGGCGCGGGCGCAGTggaccgaggaggaggagggcagaTACCCGGCTCGTAGGTTTTGCGAAGTGTGTGGGTATTGGGGACGTGTGAAGTGCATCAAGTGCGGGGCGAGGGTTTGTGCTTTGGAGTGTCTGGAGGCGCATCGGGAGGAGTGTTTGGTTAGATATGGGTTGTAG
- a CDS encoding protein disulfide-isomerase, whose product MHAPTKFALGLLAAAAVATASDVIQLKKDTFDDFVKTNDIVLAEFFAPWCGHCKALAPEYEEAATTLKEKNIKLAKIDCTEESELCQQHGVEGYPTLKVFRGLEVVSPYKGQRKAAAITSYMIKQSLPSVSELNKDNIEEFKKADKVVIVAYLDAADKASNETFSKVADKLRDEYPFGASSDAALAEAEGVTAPAIVLYKDFDEGKAVFTEKFDPEAIEKFAKTASTPLIGEVGPDTYAGYMSAGIPLAYIFAETPEERKELSEALKSIAEAQRGVINFATIDAKAFGAHAGNLNLKADKFPAFAIQDTTKNLKFPFDQEKEITADSIKKFVDDFVAGKVEPTIKSEPIPETQEGPVTVVVAKSYDDIVLDDTKDVLIEFYAPWCGHCKALAPKYDELATLYANSDFKDKVVIAKVDATQNDVPDEIQGFPTIKLYAAGAKDKPVEYSGPRTVEDLIKFISENGKYKASPPAEAEESVAASAESGSSTETGTVEEPAKETSHDEL is encoded by the exons ATGCACGCACCTACCAAGTTTGCCCTCGGGCTTCTCGCGGCGGCCGCCGTGGCCACTGCCTCCGATGTTATCCAGTTGAAGAAGGACACCTTCGATGACTTCGTCAAAACCAACGACATTGTTCTTGCTGAAT TCTTCGCACCTTGGTGCGGCCACTGCAAGGCCCTTGCCCCCGAATACGAGGAGGCTGCTACCACCCTCAAAGAGAAGAACATCAAGCTCGCTAAGATCGATTGCACTGAGGAGTCCGAGTTGTGCCAGCAGCACGGCGTCGAGGGCTACCCTACCCTCAAGGTCTTCCGTGGCCTCGAAGTCGTCTCCCCCTACAAGGGCCAGCGCAAGGCTGCTGCCATCACTTCCTATATGATCAAGCAGTCTCTTCCCTCCGTCTCCGAACTCAACAAGGACAACATTGAGGAGTTCAAGAAGGCCGACAAGGTCGTCATTGTTGCCTACCTCGATGCCGCCGACAAGGCCTCCAACGAGACCTTCTCCAAGGTCGCCGATAAGCTCCGCGACGAGTACCCCTTCGGTGCCAGCAGTGATGCTGCTCTCGCCGAGGCTGAGGGTGTCACCGCCCCTGCCATCGTTCTCTACAAGGATTTTGATGAGGGTAAGGCCGTTTTCACTGAGAAGTTCGACCCCGAGGCCATTGAGAAGTTTGCCAAGACTGCCTCCACCCCCCTCATCGGTGAGGTTGGCCCCGACACCTATGCCGGCTACATGTCCGCTGGCATCCCCCTCGCCTACATCTTTGCCGAGACCCCCGAAGAGCGCAAGGAGCTTAGCGAGGCCCTCAAGTCCATCGCTGAGGCCCAGCGTGGTGTCATCAACTTCGCTACCATTGACGCCAAGGCTTTCGGTGCTCATGCCGGCAACCTGAACCTCAAGGCCGACAAGTTCCCCGCCTTCGCTATCCAGGACACCACCAAGAACCTAAAGTTCCCCTTCGaccaggagaaggagattaCCGCCGACTCCATCAAGAAGTTCGTTGATGACTTCGTTGCTGGCAAGGTCGAGCCCACGATCAAGTCTGAGCCCATCCCCGAGACCCAGGAGGGCCCCGTTactgtcgtcgtcgccaagAGCTACGACGACATTGTCCTTGACGACACCAAGGATGTTCTTATCGAGTTCTACGCTCCCTGGTGCGGTCACTGCAAGGCTCTCGCTCCCAAGTACGATGAGCTTGCTACCCTCTATGCCAACTCGGATTTCAAGGACAAGGTTGTCATTGCCAAGGTTGATGCTACCCAGAACGACGTTCCCGATGAGATCCAGGGCTTCCCCACCATCAAGCTCTACGCTGCCGGTGCCAAGGACAAGCCCGTCGAGTACTCTGGCCCCCGCACCGTTGAGGATTTGATCAAGTTCATCTCCGAGAACGGCAAGTACAAGGCTTCTCCCCCGGCTGAGGCTGAGGAATCCGTTGCCGCTTCCGCCGAGTCTGGTTCCTCCACCGAGACTGGCACCGTCGAGGAGCCCGCCAAGGAGACCAGCCACGACGAGCTCTAA
- a CDS encoding WLM domain-containing protein, whose translation MPLGIQRINAKKSHPNDRIIFIKPLKGPDEAIAQDFLERIAAQCLPIMKANHLSITSLEEYEPNREFVGRNFNAGEVIQLVLKSLSGHWLPFNYVQMVMMHELAHCKQMNHSRAFWAVRNNYADEMRLLWGRGYTGEGLWGRGALLSTGEWERNTVQPSEGLPEHLCGGTYRSRGRKRKAKASKPKLSYKEQKERRILKKFGANGVKLGEDEKVKKELEGGKKVVAKPRVAGSARGRELRAAAALARFEGLKKEKEEEEKVKQEEFDEDETGSGTESEEYEDEDDQDGVAAVDINGKKLLDGKGRGMIKVCEDENPEDQDAQRELRELMGFNDGARNSTPRQPVIKAEPSPTDTGIPKNIIQAPVISQKNRKENLGEDARRKVSQIRSTVQTMNKNHHASTTTEKPPGVKPDPSRPPQKKENISPSSIPKSTPEAEPKPPSSRTCPICSFANEPTCITCTMCANVLDPKNVVGSWACTSQTCQGSQYRNAGDCGVCGVCGERKRGGTG comes from the exons ATGCCCCTCGGCATTCAGCGCATCAACGCCAAAAAGTCGCATCCCAATGACCGAATAATATTCATCAAGCCCCTCAAAGGGCCGGACGAAGCCATAGCGCAAGACTTCCTAGAGAGGATAGCAGCGCAATGCC TCCCCATAATGAAAGCCAACCATCTCTCCATCACCTCCCTAGAAGAGTATGAACCCAACCGCGAGTTCGTCGGCCGCAACTTCAACGCCGGCGAAGTTATTCAGCTCGTCCTCAAGTCCCTTTCGGGCCACTGGCTGCCCTTCAACTACGTGCAAATGGTCATGATGCACGAGCTCGCTCACTGCAAGCAGATGAATCATTCGCGCGCCTTCTGGGCCGTGCGCAACAACTACGCCGACGAGATGCGCCTGCTTTGGGGTAGGGGTTACACGGGCGAAGGATTGTGGGGCAGGGGAGCGCTGCTTTCCACGGGCGAGTGGGAGAGGAACACCGTGCAACCCAGTGAAGGGCTGCCGGAGCACTTGTGTGGTGGAACGTATAGGAGtcgggggaggaagaggaaggcgaaGGCTTCTAAGCCGAAGTTGAGTTAcaaggagcagaaggaaCGGAGGATACTGAAGAAGTTTGGCGCAAATGGGGTTAAATTGGGGGAGGAtgagaaggtcaagaaggagtTGGAGGGCGGGAAGAAAGTGGTGGCAAAGCCGAGGGTGGCGGGCAGTGCGAGGGGCAGGGAGTTGAGGGCTGCGGCAGCATTGGCGAGGTTTGAGGggctcaagaaggagaaggaggaagaggagaaggtgaagcaggaggagtttgatgaggatgagacGGGCAGTGGAACGGAGAGTGAGGAgtatgaagatgaagatgatcaGGATGGTGTGGCTGCTGTGGATATTAACGGGAAGAAGTTGCTGGATGGCAAGGGTAGGGGAATGATCAAGGTCTGTGAGGATGAGAATCCCGAGGATCAGGATGCTCAGAGGGAGTTGAGAGAGTTGATGGGTTTCAATGATGGCGCAAGGAATTCAACACCCCGGCAGCCTGTTATCAAGGCCGAACCATCGCCAACGGATACCGGGATACCGAAGAATATTATCCAAGCTCCAGTTATATCCCAAAAGAACAGAAAAGAGAATTTAGGGGAAGATGCAAGACGGAAGGTCTCACAGATCCGATCCACCGTTCAAACTATGAACAAGAACCACCATGCCTCCACGACAACAGAGAAACCTCCAGGGGTAAAACCCGACCCAAGTCGCCCACcgcaaaagaaggaaaacaTATCCCCCTCATCAATCCCAAAGTCTACCCCCGAAGCCGAACCAAAACCTCCATCTTCGAGAACCTGTCCGATATGCTCATTCGCCAACGAGCCCACTTGCATTACCTGCACAATGTGCGCCAACGTCCTTGACCCAAAGAACGTGGTTGGATCCTGGGCATGTACCAGTCAGACATGTCAGGGGAGCCAGTATCGCAATGCTGGGGACTGTGGTGTTTGTGGTGTGTGTGGCGAGCGGAAGCGAGGAGGAACAGGATGA